One segment of Acropora muricata isolate sample 2 chromosome 8, ASM3666990v1, whole genome shotgun sequence DNA contains the following:
- the LOC136927009 gene encoding uncharacterized protein isoform X1, which yields MIISKVRWSSSRVQPRSQASLSRTTPGYPGNKVASCSNMSNIAVRFGRLHNNERYCPPAGLSMDGDILPLLYLCLDTFQLQHRGGKLEEASSFQDVDKMSVHSAHDIRDSDKCFAVVRNHCKQVLKQLNDTQLDFVLLSCEDDDESFNLITCLHALATLAFERGDTEALEEISTVISKCNASYNASILMNDLGVMLSLKAIYQGSEECFSIANDFFEHTEDHLNSAIVTLNLAALYIKLGEYQRAYQFSDLAATLCHDITMRTTNDVDLPMKVLKRVADILKELGNLSKFRSILRISVMFDIGGEEAFERHVSKWLMKVLLREEEGEKIEKKELNELSCHLFTFINCRDAQSLTADFVRTVLTAARVNYLNGLDENAFKLLEMLECALQMSSERNDLLYGWLLFQIGQFKLGCGMISDAEKSLKHAEPILMRCHGRNYHLVGYCKKLIGSCVLLNNNLEGAFTNLNDAYIFFSDINSQHFELADISLKLSLIQIERGNFQDAKEILQSSLVNLTDSCGEVSPKTASAYVQAGLILQKVDKEAAIDKVTEAIYIFRSLGFPSDHPDIKLSQRLIGLFQLSLGKKQEAEKCLVDTWKEPIVTDESKCIPRHYGISIVDYMTTEMNIGYCKESLQEMANTLSLVTLIPMKTGKDRQNYLDFLVSSLEVRSTREQGRIIEFAGQCCFITSLLCSTQMNVHFVIWLEPEGYSQSCDGKSSDEVTISRSKNSSCILFWKSSCAIQEMKESKNLDFQIRESVSTLFMQPKFRKNFVESEDYQQLPVTAKLGETWSLCNQVDCLPIFVEMKLTEPCDDSVNFDYLTSWASCNSAPETSIRVSYFSYDFPNKRIAEFAFDQLVFGLDKESMLSKVKEVKVIECCCSHNFAFFTAPQSSYSQLSLCVDFKLRQLRAKCRQWNDSKSNNFCVFVQSALENIVFSVGKNGFAQPFAPLLCASSSDHSIAVKRKLSCTNFQGDIAMPREPLEIDEEFHRNVKCLVSKEIRNFEMSSLVYNERSTNEASAGDCSSEATSSSFPLRNQEFLSVGCVDVCLCLLDFILRSRSADYKLKSLNCAPPPSSVLTSCDNSSLQSNLSFVPGESVPSLSSYPVSPGIDIQCPPVFPKESSALSSLPSGCDSPQRKLLKDNDDHHVSDQNLSQEIHSPVAQGIETRAVGKSRFHPGVLKREEESAASQSCYSFELQEEVKKLKEQLRESKAEIQQLKAELGRYLFLEDKQKRSGKLQLLLPRAPTSDESRQSSCNETSLHARLHAEGACLKREPGPSLRTIFIDISNSLSAVEFQHMKKLAKGKVNDLRLARMKVPYELLDELERVSEDPRTDIRELLQSVQRLDLLEKLGVSLHKGIAAVSPASLPLKDESLDSLSAKDDKKKIVPCKSGVSVRSSVLSGEADGGRISGNQEDNSFASFSSFESSAENEREIPTSKGTENYEGLPLERVRADSKGDTHVPFTSDQAGPSSISSNTNSNSSDSLVSNSAEGVQVLCLRGALSVSWEETEPTEMFQATGSGFSDGITSDKTSLNTASVDEGISQGHFSDSEDNVADGGGNNETTVDDLQRTSIESCNRETRSSKSGLTSCPELVESDSGISSSGSSAYRSFLAGHEGPIVGDGNQLSLQRYSIVRDKQTVGRDECDPDCSSKTGTRLPLRRNSKEYDEQKEESCELVTDSSLKTGNQLLMEPKLHDCDQQKEERREPGSDCSSKTANQLPLQQNSKEHDQQTEGSQEPEASYSSDRNWERQGARPKRTQMQRPVDPPLWPSSSPVSDGLAKDFLARHSQDRAVQGSLYTDDKDLSFVGPERLRDASFVDGPTSASEAWGFSPRHSQDRSIQQSLYTDDRGLISASEAYSERPFFRGMGASSYEGLGSAYSDVRGSSAVRAGLLGGSLSDESSHSSSTHATPAPLPGFNGQTHLSLVWSGMSSDGVNTSNRCDHSLTGKQDFSRECESLLDQTFYGSRLSLQLINSSIPPNSRFVYGSTSSDFAPGIHSGYSMYGAQRHVLSDGNSASIVDQRSHHGDLNLEGQSSQFGGREQAEASFAANGDVLENCNFPLRFTVSSPTVSCNTVVSDSTSRSSIAVATNITSAVVNANKNSVLSQTLVCDGNEGASLLPGSGEVNFKSSSSNRDYGRNTVEPNESSLAASEQRTVEDASVLVERRLREREEREEFMRELQRKEEMIREERERKKREKEDREWQEAERWPPQQEGVSTGSRWLCEHYQRRCRVRFPCCTQFYPCHRCHNSSSNCKNDEAKACHATHLKCSLCQFEQEIDENSDVCRGCGEKMAAYFCSICKHFTSIDKNPYHCDQCGICRIHKDKSFHCKVCNVCLDKRLENNHKCRPDSGHDECCICLEDAFSGCQILPCSHKVHRECAIAMIQNGIRTCPVCRHPLYTPLND from the exons ATGATAATTTCAAAAGTCCGTTGGAGTTCAAGTCGTGTACAGCCTCGTTCTCAGGCTTCTCTTTCTCGCACAACACCTGGGTACCCTGGCAATAAGGTTGCCTCGTGTAGTAATATGAGTAATATTGCCGTTAGATTTGGGAGACTTCACAATAACGAAAG ATATTGTCCCCCAGCTGGCCTTAGTATGGATGGGGATATATTGCCCTTGTTGTACTTGTGTTTGGATACATTTCAACTTCAGCACAGAGGGGGAAAGTTGGAGGAAGCGAGCAGTTTCCAAGATGTTGACAAAATGTCTGTCCATTCTGCTCATGACATCAGGGACAGTGACAAGTGCTTTGCTGTTGTTCGAAATCATTGCAAACAGGTTTTAAAACAACTGAATGACACTCAATTGGATTTTGTTCTATTGTCTTGTGAAGATGATGATGAGAGTTTCAATTTAATAACATGTCTACATGCATTGGCTACATTAGCCTTTGAAAGAGGAGACACAGAGGCATTGGAGGAAATATCTACTGTCATCAGTAAGTGCAATGCATCCTATAATGCAAGCATCCTGATGAATGATCTTGGAGTAATGTTGAGTTTGAAAGCAATTTATCAGGGAAGTGAGGAGTGTTTCTCCATTGCAAACGATTTTTTTGAGCATACAGAGGACCACCTTAATAGTGCCATTGTCACTCTCAATTTAGCAGCTCTGTACATCAAACTAGGAGAATATCAAAGGGCATATCAGTTTAGTGACCTTGCAGCTACCTTGTGTCATGACATCACAATGAGAACAACAAATGATGTTGACCTACCAATGAAGGTCTTGAAAAGAGTTGCTGATATCCTGAAAGAGCTTGGAAACCTTAGCAAGTTTAGGAGCATTCTCAGAATCAGTGTTATGTTTGACATTGGTGGAGAAGAAGCCTTTGAACGGCATGTGTCAAAATGGTTGATGAAAGTCCTGCTCAGAGAAGAAGAAGGTgagaaaatagagaaaaaagaGCTTAATGAGTTGAGCTGTCACTTGTTTACATTCATAAATTGCCGAGATGCACAGTCATTGACTGCAGACTTTGTGAGAACAGTTCTTACAGCTGCAAGAGTAAACTACTTGAATGGCCTTGATGAAAATGCTTTCAAATTACTAGAGATGCTAGAATGTGCTTTGCAGATGAGTAGTGAAAGAAATGATCTCTTGTATGGATGGCTGCTGTTTCAAATTGGTCAGTTCAAACTAGGTTGTGGAATGATAAGCGACGCTGAGAAAAGTCTAAAGCACGCTGAGCCAATCCTGATGAGATGCCATGGAAGAAACTACCATCTAGTTGGGTATTGCAAGAAGTTAATTGGTTCTTGTGTCCTTCTGAACAACAACCTGGAAGGTGCCTTCACAAACCTGAATGAtgcatatatttttttcagtgaCATAAACAGTCAGCATTTTGAGCTTGCAGACATTTCTTTGAAACTCTCTCTGATACAGATTGAAAGGGGCAACTTTCAGGATGCCAAGGAGATTTTACAGAGTTCATTGGTGAATCTTACAGATTCTTGTGGTGAAGTCTCTCCCAAGACTGCCAGTGCATATGTCCAAGCTGGATTAATTTTGCAGAAAGTTGACAAAGAAGCAGCAATTGATAAAGTCACTGAAGCCATTTACATTTTCCGTAGCCTTGGCTTTCCAAGTGACCATCCTGATATCAAACTTAGCCAAAGATTAATCGGTCTCTTTCAGCTATCATTGGGCAAAAAACAGGAAGCTGAAAAGTGTCTTGTCGATACATGGAAAGAGCCCATTGTAACTGATGAATCAAAATGCATACCTCGGCACTATGGCATCTCCATAGTTGACTACATGACCACTGAAATGAACATTGGTTATTGCAAAGAAAGTCTTCAAGAAATGGCGAACACGCTTTCTCTAGTTACTCTCATCCCAATGAAAACGGGGAAAGATCGACAAAATTATCTAGATTTCCTTGTGAGTTCTCTTGAGGTAAGAAGTACTAGGGAGCAAGGAAGAATTATTGAGTTTGCTGGCCAGTGTTGTTTTATCACTAGCCTATTATGTTCTACTCAGATGAATGTCCACTTTGTCATTTGGCTGGAGCCTGAAGGATATTCACAATCTTGTGATGGTAAATCTTCTGATGAGGTGACAATCTCACGTTCAAAGAACTCATCCTGTATTTTGTTTTGGAAAAGTTCTTGTGCAATCCAAGAGATGAAAGAATCAAAGAATTTAGACTTCCAAATCCGTGAAAGTGTCAGCACACTCTTTATGCAACCCAAATTTAGAAAGAATTTTGTAGAAAGTGAAGACTACCAACAACTCCCAGTTACAGCGAAACTTGGGGAAACTTGGTCTCTGTGCAATCAAGTAGATTGTCTTCCAATTTTTGTTGAGATGAAACTGACTGAACCATGTGATGATAGTGTAAACTTTGATTACTTGACTTCGTGGGCTTCTTGCAATTCAGCCCCAGAGACTTCAATTCGTGTCTCTTACTTTTCATATGACTTCCCAAACAAGCGCATAGCGGAGTTTGCATTTGATCAGTTGGTTTTTGGCCTAGACAAAGAATCAATGCTAAGCAAAGTGAAAGAGGTGAAAGTTATAGAATGTTGCTGTTCACacaattttgcatttttcacTGCACCACAAAGTAGTTACTCTCAACTTTCTCTTTGTGTGGACTTTAAGTTGCGACAACTAAGGGCCAAATGTCGTCAGTGGAATGACTCCAAGTCAAACAACTTCTGTGTTTTTGTGCAGTCTGCCCTGGAGAATATAGTGTTTTCTGTGGGTAAAAACGGTTTTGCGCAGCCATTTGCACCATTGTTGTGTGCATCTTCAAGTGATCATAGCATTGCTGTTAAGCGGAAGTTGTCTTGTACTAATTTTCAAGGAGATATTGCTATGCCCAGGGAACCTTTAGAGATTGATGAAGAGTTTCACCGTAATGTAAAGTGCCTTGTAAGTAAAGAGATTAGAAATTTTGAGATGTCTTCCTTGGTTTATAATGAAAGGAGCACAAATGAAGCTTCTGCTGGGGATTGCAGCAGTGAAGCAACCTCATCATCATTCCCACTTCGAAATCAG GAATTTCTTTCTGTGGGCTGTGTCGATGTTTGCTTGTGCCTGTTGGACTTCATATTACGTAGCAGAAGTGCTGATTACAAGCTAAAGTCATTGAACTGTGCTCCACCACCTTCCTCAGTTTTAACTAGTTGTGACAACAGCAGCCTTCAGAGCAATCTTTCATTTGTCCCGGGTGAATCAGTGCCATCTCTGAGCTCATACCCTGTTAGCCCAGGAATTGACATCCAGTGCCCTCCAGTCTTTCCAAAGGAGTCCTCTGCTTTATCTTCTCTTCCTAGCGGATGTGATAGCCCTCAGAGAAAACTTTTAAAAGACAATGATGACCATCATGTGTCTGATCAGAACCTCTCACAAGAAATTCACTCACCAGTTGCACAAGGAATTGAAACAAGAGCTGTTGGGAAGAGTAGATTTCACCCAGGTGTGCTGAAAAGGGAGGAGGAATCTGCAGCCTCCCAGAGTTGTTATTCCTTTGAATTGCAAGAAGAAGTGAAGAAATTAAAGGAACAGCTAAGGGAGAGTAAAGCAGAAATACAGCAACTCAAAGCTGAGCTGGGACGATACCTCTTTCTTGAGGACAAACAGAAGCGTAGTGGAAAacttcaattattattacccAGAGCACCCACAAGTGATGAGAGCAGACAGTCATCTTGTAATGAGACAAGCTTGCACGCAAGACTACACGCTGAAGGGGCTTGTCTCAAAAGAGAGCCAG GCCCAAGCTTGCGAACAATATTTATAGATATCTCCAACTCTTTGTCAGCTGTGGAATTTCAACATATGAAGAAACTGGCTAAAGGCAAAGTCAATGACCTCAGGCTTGCAAGAATGAAAGTTCCATATGAATTGCTAGACGAGCTGGAGAGAGTTAGTGAAGATCCACGCACCGACATAAGAGAGCTCCTTCAAAGCGTCCAGCGTCTTGATCTACTAGAGAAACTTGGGGTTTCTTTACATAAGG GGATTGCTGCGGTGTCGCCGGCTTctttaccattgaaagatgaAAGTTTGGATTCACTGTCTGCAAAAGacgacaaaaagaaaattgtacCGTGTAAATCTGGCGTGTCCGTTAGAAGTTCGGTGCTCAGTGGTGAAGCAGATGGTGGAAGGATTTCGGGAAATCAAGAGGACAATTCGTTTGCatcattttcatcttttgagAGCTCAGCGGAGAATGAAAGAGAGATTCCTACTTCGAAGGGTACTGAGAATTATGAGGGTCTTCCACTGGAAAGAGTGAGAGCCGACTCCAAAGGGGACACTCATGTCCCCTTCACCTCTGATCAGGCTGGCCCATCAAGCATTTCGAGCAACACGAATAGTAATTCATCCGATTCGCTGGTTTCAAACAGCGCTGAAGGTGTGCAAGTGCTTTGTTTAAGAGGCGCCTTGTCAGTTTCCTGGGAAGAGACGGAACCCACTGAGATGTTCCAAGCAACCGGCTCTGGCTTTTCAGATGGGATAACCTCCGATAAAACAAGTTTGAATACAGCTAGCGTCGACGAAGGAATTTCACAAGGTCACTTTTCAGACAGTGAAGATAATGTAGCTGATGGTGGTGGAAACAACGAAACAACAGTTGACGATCTGCAGAGAACTTCTATTGAATCATGTAATAGAGAAACACGTTCAAGCAAGTCTGGTCTAACGTCGTGTCCAGAATTAGTGGAATCTGATTCTGGAATCAGTTCTTCAGGTAGCTCTGCGTACCGCTCCTTTTTGGCAGGTCACGAAGGACCGATTGTAGGTGATGGAAATCAACTCTCGCTTCAACGTTATTCAATTGTACGCGATAAACAAACTGTAGGAAGAGATGAGTGCGATCCTGATTGTTCTTCCAAAACGGGAACTCGACTTCCACTGCGGCGAAATTCAAAGGAATACGATGAACAAAAAGAGGAAAGTTGTGAGCTAGTTACGGATAGTTCTTTAAAAACTGGAAATCAACTTCTAATGGAACCGAAGTTACATGATTGTGATCAACAAAAGGAGGAAAGGCGTGAGCCTGGTTCTGACTGTTCTTCCAAAACTGCAAATCAACTTCCACTGCAACAAAATTCAAAGGAACACGATCAACAAACAGAGGGAAGCCAGGAACCTGAGGCATCTTATTCCTCTGACAGAAACTGGGAACGCCAGGGCGCGCGACCCAAACGCACTCAAATGCAACGTCCAGTAGATCCGCCACTGTGGCCAAGCTCTAGCCCTGTGTCCGACGGTTTGGCAAAGGACTTCTTAGCTCGACACTCTCAAGACAGAGCTGTGCAGGGAAGTCTCTACACGGATGACAAAGACTTATCTTTTGTTGGTCCTGAGCGCTTGCGGGACGCTTCCTTTGTTGATGGCCCCACAAGTGCATCAGAGGCTTGGGGTTTCTCACCTAGACACTCTCAAGACAGATCCATCCAGCAAAGTCTTTACACGGATGACAGAGGCCTGATAAGTGCATCAGAGGCTTACAGCGAGAGGCCCTTTTTTAGAGGAATGGGTGCTTCTTCATACGAAGGATTAGGCAGTGCTTATTCGGACGTGCGAGGTAGTTCTGCCGTAAGAGCAGGTTTACTGGGCGGCAGCCTTAGTGACGAAAGCTCTCATAGCAGTAGTACACACGCTACACCAGCGCCCTTGCCAGGTTTCAATGGACAAACTCACCTCTCTTTAGTTTGGAGTGGAATGTCCAGTGATGGAGTTAATACAAGTAATCGCTGCGATCACAGTCTCACTGGGAAACAGGATTTTAGCAGGGAATGTGAGTCCCTTCTCGACCAGACCTTCTATGGTAGTCGGCTGTCACTGCAACTGATTAATTCCTCGATTCCCCCTAATTCACGTTTTGTTTATGGATCGACCAGTTCGGATTTCGCTCCTGGAATTCATTCCGGATATTCAATGTATGGCGCACAAAGACATGTTCTGAGCGACGGCAATTCGGCTTCAATTGTTGACCAAAGGTCACATCACGGCGATTTAAACCTCGAGGGTCAATCAAGTCAATTTGGAGGTAGGGAGCAAGCTGAAGCGTCCTTTGCTGCGAATGGGGACGTTTTGGAGAATTGTAATTTCCCTCTTCGCTTCACGGTTTCTTCGCCCACTGTTTCCTGCAACACGGTTGTTTCAGACTCGACAAGTCGGTCATCCATTGCTGTTGCAACTAACATAACGAGCGCTGTTGTTAATGCAAATAAGAATTCGGTGTTGTCTCAAACTCTAGTCTGTGATGGCAATGAAGGGGCCAGCCTTTTACCCGGGTCTGGTGAAGTTAACTTTAAGAGTTCTTCATCCAATAGAGATTACGGAAGAAACACTGTAGAGCCCAACGAGAGTTCACTTGCTGCTTCAGAACAGCGCACAGTCGAGGATGCCTCAGTGCTGGTGGAGCGCAGGCTTCGTGAAAGAGAAGAACGGGAAGAGTTCATGAGAGAACtgcaaagaaaggaagaaatgaTCAGGGAAGAGCGAGAAAGGAAGAAACGGGAGAAAGAAGACAGGGAATGGCAGGAAGCAGAGAGATGGCCGCCGCAGCAGGAAGGCGTAAGCACAGGCTCGCGGTGGCTGTGTGAACATTACCAGCGGCGCTGTAGAGTGCGGTTCCCTTGTTGCACGCAATTCTATCCGTGTCATCGATGCCATAACAGCTCAAGCAACTGTAAAAATGACGAAGCCAAAGCATGTCACGCAACACATCTCAAGTGTTCCCTCTGCCAATTTGAACAGGAA ATTGATGAAAACAGTGATGTATGCCGTGGATGCGGAGAAAAGATGGCGGCCTATTTCTGCTCTATTTGTAAGCACTTCACGAGCATAGACAAGAACCCGTATCACTGTGATCAATGCGGAATCTGCCG